In the Emys orbicularis isolate rEmyOrb1 chromosome 3, rEmyOrb1.hap1, whole genome shotgun sequence genome, one interval contains:
- the POLH gene encoding LOW QUALITY PROTEIN: DNA polymerase eta (The sequence of the model RefSeq protein was modified relative to this genomic sequence to represent the inferred CDS: deleted 2 bases in 1 codon), with protein MSRGRERVVVLADMDCFFAQVEQRREPRLRGRPCAVVQYDAWRGGGYVLHLPPLPSGGPRPATRPAPLSVLSPRRIIAVSYEARAFGISRGMRADEAQKRCPQLVLARVPEAYGKADLSRYREASVEVMKVMSRFAVIERASIDEAYMDLTSAVQERLKKMQGQPIPAEMLPTTYIQGLPNVSTAAAKKKNVDCKEDLRQRGLHQWLESLPFGDISCPELQLTVGAVIVEEMRAAVEAVTGLSCSAGISHNKALAKLACGLNKPNRQTLVSQASVPQLFSHMPISSIRHLGGKLGASITDVLGVEYMGQLTLFSESQLQTHFGDKTGSWLYDMCRGIEQEPVKPRQLPKSIGCSKNFPGKAALTTQKQVQHWLLQMALELEERLSKDRDQNCRVAKQLTVSIRMQGDQRASALSRCCALPRYDAHKISSDAFMIIRNCNMAGAQEAAWSPPLTFLHIYASKFSEAPTLSPAGIAAFLTSDAQCTLPAGTNATSPNAKCTGSPRKEPSKKPMNAIESFFRKAAERQRARVARGPCLPGVPSAEAELSVPDPCGHSEREGLILGKSQTPEALVRHSPKGGSSPSPYRWLPPEELLPYPAETPSAGPASRSTLKTESAGAAASELPEWKEQSLPPSAGFAQGPASSPADQLHCEKCGQQVPVWELLEHMDYHFAVELQSSFSELRAPAASPSSPAKSKTKAKTPGGSSAKRPRQGVTRTLEFFFKRLPP; from the exons ATGTCTCGCGGGCGGGAGCGCGTGGTGGTGCTGGCGGACATGGACTGCTTCTTCGCGCAGGTGGAGCAGCGCCGGGAGCCGCGGCTGCGGGGCCGGCCCTGCGCCGTGGTGCAGTACGACGCGTGGCGGGGCGGCGGGTACGTGCTgcatcttccccctctcccctccggcGGTCCCCGCCCGGCC ACCCGGCCCGCCCCACTCTCTGTGCTGTCTCCCCGCAGGATCATCGCCGTCAGCTACGAGGCGCGCGCCTTCGGGATCAGCCGGGGCATGCGGGCGGACGAGGCCCAGAAGCGCTGCCCGCAGCTGGTGCTGGCGCGGGTCCCGGAGGCCTACGGGAAGGCGGATCTCAGCAG ATACCGAGAGGCTAGTGTAGAGGTGATGAAAGTGATGTCGCGCTTTGCTGTGATTGAGCGTGCCAGCATTGATGAAGCCTACATGGACCTGACTAGTGCTGTGCAAGAGAGGCTCAAGAAGATGCAAGGGCAGCCAATCCCAGCAGAGATGCTGCCAACTACCTACATCCAGGGACTGCCAAATGTCtctacagcagcagcaaagaaaaaGAATGTGGATTGCAAAG AGGATCTGCGGCAGCGTGGCTTGCACCAATGGCTTGAGTCGCTGCCTTTTGGTGACATCAGCTGTCCAGAGCTGCAACTGACAGTAGGAGCAGTAATTGTGGAGGAAATGAGGGCAGCTGTGGAAGCAGTTACCGGACTGAGTTGTTCAGCTGGGATTTCACACAACAAG GCACTGGCAAAACTGGCCTGTGGGCTGAACAAGCCCAACCGCCAGACACTGGTATCGCAGGCATCTGTCCCACAGCTCTTCAGCCACATGCCCATCAGCAGCAT CCGGCACCTGGGAGGGAAGCTGGGTGCCTCCATCACAGACGTACTGGGAGTGGAGTACATGGGGCAGCTGACCCTATTCAGCGAGTCACAGCTCCAAACTCACTTTGGAGACAAGACTGG GTCCTGGCTCTATGATATGTGTAGAGGAATTGAACAGGAACCTGTGAAACCCAGGCAATTGCCTAAGTCCATTGGTTGCAGCAAGAACTTCCCTGGGAAAGCAGCCTTGACCACTCAGAAGCAG GTGCAGCACTGGCTCCTGCAGATGGCCTTGGAGCTGGAGGAGAGACTGAGCAAGGACAGAGACCAA AACTGCCGGGTGGCCAAACAGCTGACTGTGAGCATCCGCATGCAAGGCGATCAGCGAGCCAGTGCCCTGTCACGCTGCTGTGCCCTGCCCCGCTATGACGCCCACAAAATCAGCAGTGATGCCTTCATGATCATCCGAAACTGCAATatggctggagcccaggaggctGCATG GTCCCCTCCACTTACATTTCTGCATATCTACGCAAGCAAGTTTTCTGAGGCTCCCACACTCTCTCCTGCAGGCATTGCTGCCTTCCTGACAAGTGATGCCCAGTGTACCCTGCCAGCTGGCACCAATGCAACCAGCCCAAATGCCAAGTGCACTGGGAGCCCAAGAAAAGAGCCCAGCAAGAAGCCCATGAATGCTATTGAGTCCTTTTTCCGGAAGGCAGCGGAAAGGCAGCGAGCCCGTGTGGCCAGAGGGCCCTGCCTGCCTGGTGTCCCCAGTGCAGAGGCGGAGTTGTCAGTGCCTGATCCCTGTGGCCACAGTGAGAGAGAAGGTCTCATCCTCGGCAAGAGTCAGACTCCAGAAGCTCTTGTGAGGCACAGTCCCAAGggtggcagctccccctccccatacAGATGGCTTCCCCCTGAGGAGTTGCTCCCTTATCCTGCAGAAACCCCCTCTGCTGGCCCAGCCTCCAGGAGCACTCTAAAAACAGAATCAGCTGGAGCAGCTGCTTCAGAGCTACCTGAGTGGAAGGAGCAGAGTTTGCCACCCTCTGCTGGGTTTGCACAAGGCCCTGCCAGCTCACCAGCAGACCAGCTGCACTGTGAGAAGTGTGGCCAGCAGGTGCCAGTGTGGGAGCTCCTGGAGCACATGGACTATCACTTTGCTGTGGAGCTGCAGAGCTCCTTCTCAGAACTCAGGGCCCCTGCTGCTTCTCCCAGTTCTCCTGCCAAGAGCAAAACCAAAGCCAAGACCCCTGGTGGCTCCAGTGCAAAGCGACCCAGGCAAGGAGTGACCAGGACTCTGGAATTCTTCTTTAAACGGCTGCCCCCCTAG